One Pyricularia grisea strain NI907 chromosome Unknown Pyricularia_grisea_NI907_Scaffold_2, whole genome shotgun sequence DNA window includes the following coding sequences:
- a CDS encoding DNA-directed RNA polymerase II subunit RPB2, translated as MAEYGEMDEYADYEAGDYDAENDDEITAEDCWNVISSYFDEKGLVSQQIDSYNEFTTSTIQGIIDEYSVLTLDNPNPPDTFEGKPIRLRRYEIMLGNILVTQPTVKETDGKVSTLVPYECRDRNLTYSCPLYVKLTKKVNVAVEEDIPLHELNDEQREEMQRTNEHPTTIRWELDRDKSHNPDEKISGEKMADMIYIGKIPVMVKSRICYLRSQPESELFLLNECPYDQGGYFIINGSEKVLIAQERSAANIVQVFKKAQPNKYLYQAEIRSALEKGSRLVSTLTMKLTSKGDSTRGSFGQTIHLNLPYTSGDLPIAIVFRALGVVSDEDILNHIVLDKNDTQMLEMLRPSIEEAFCIQDREVALDFIAKRVGKDGGHSNSRHLRLKVARDILQKDTLPHISQAEGCETRKAFFLGYMVHKILQCALGRRDVDDRDHFGKKRLDLAGPLLAKLFRGIIRKLTNDMMGGLRRCIDAGRDFDLTASLKPNTLTNGLKYSLATGNWGDQKKAASSTAGVSQVLNRYTFASTLSHLRRTNTPIGRDGKLAKPRQLHNTHWGLVCPAETPEGQACGLVKNLSLMCMVSVGTPAEPIYDFLVARGMDVLEEYEPSNSSSTSKIFINGTWVGVANKIEELVDLVYDLRRKSRVDPEVSLIHDVREGEFRIFSDAGRVMRPLFVVNQKDDPRTGAQAGSLVLTKEHVAKLHADKDNNLSPGDEGHYGWQGLKSDGVLDLMDAEQEETAMICMSPSDLDKFRALKFGGATLDELEAFDKNDINRRLNTKINPTTHMYTHCEIHPSMLLGICASIIPFPDHNQSPRNCYQSAMGKQAMGFFLTNYNRRMDTMANILYYPQKPLGTTRSMEYLKFRELPAGQNAIVAIACYSGYNQEDSVIMNQSTIDRGLFRSLFFRSYTDSEKRVGINMVEKFEKPFRADTLRLKQGTYDKLEDDGIVAPGTRVSGEDIIIGKTAPIPADNQELGQRTVQHTKRDASTPLRSTESGIVDQVIVTTNQDGLKYVKVRVRTTKIPQIGDKFASRHGQKGTIGVTYRHEDMPFTREGITPDIIINPHAIPSRMTIAHLIECLLSKVATLKGMEGDATPFTEVTVDSVSNLLREHGYQSRGFEVLYHGHTGRKLRAQVFFGPTYYQRLRHMVDDKIHARARGPVNIMTRQPVEGRARDGGLRFGEMERDCMIAHGAASFLKERLFEVSDAFRAHICGICGLMTPIADLTRKTFECRPCRNKTKIAQVHIPYAAKLLFQELASMNIATRMFTERSGVSIR; from the exons ATGGCGGAATACGGCGAGATGGACGAGTACGCCGACTACGAGGCTGGCGATTACGATGCTGAGAACGACGACGAGATCACCGCCGAGGACTGCTGGAACGTCATCTCCTCATACTTTGACGAAAAGGGTCTCGTCTCTCAGCAGATCGACTCGTACAATGAGTTCACCACCTCAACGATCCAGGGTATCATTGACGAATACTCGGTTCTTACACTGGACAACCCAAATCCTCCCGACACTTTTGAAGGAAAACCCATTCGATTGCGCCGATATGAAATCATGCTCGGAAACATCCTCGTGACCCAGCCCACGGTTAAAGAAACAGACGGCAAGGTCAGCACCTTGGTGCCGTACGAGTGCCGTGACAGAAACTTGACGTACTCTTGCCCGCTGTACGTCAAGCTCACCAAGAAGGTCAACGTCGCGGTCGAAGAGGATATACCGCTCCATGAACTCAACGACGAGCAGCGGGAGGAGATGCAGAGGACCAACGAGCACCCAACTACCATTCGCTGGGAGCTGGACAGGGACAAGTCACACAACCCAGACGAGAAGATTTCAGGCGAAAAGATGGCCGACATGATATACATTGGCAAGATCCCAGTCATGGTGAAGAGTCGAATCTGTTATCTGAGGAGTCAGCCCGAGTCGGAACTTTTCCTTCTAAACGAGTGTCCTTACGATCAGGGTGGCTACTTTATCATCAACGGTAGTGAGAAGGTCCTAATCGCCCAGGAGCGGTCCGCTGCAAACATCGTTCAGGTCTTCAAGAAGGCCCAACCAAACAAATACCTCTATCAGGCCGAAATCCGTAGTGCTTTGGAAAAGGGCTCTCGTCTTGTCTCAACCCTGACCATGAAGTTGACGTCCAAGGGCGACAGCACGCGTGGATCATTTGGTCAGACGATCCACCTGAATTTACCATACACCAGCGGTGATCTCCCGATCGCCATTGTCTTCCGTGCTTTGGGGGTTGTTTCTGATGAGGACATCCTGAACCACATTGTGTTGGACAAGAACGATACACAAATGTTGGAGATGTTGAGGCCCAGTATTGAAGAGGCTTTCTGTATTCAAGATCGAGAAGTCGCGCTGGACTTTATCGCCAAGCGTGTCGGCAAGGATGGTGGCCATTCGAACAGCAGACATCTTCGTCTGAAGGTGGCACGAGACATTCTGCAGAAGGATACGCTCCCGCATATCTCCCAGGCAGAGGGATGCGAGACCCGCAaggccttcttcttgggtTACATGGTTCACAAGATCTTGCAGTGCGCTCTTGGTCGTCGGGATGTCGATGACCGAGATCATTTCGGCAAGAAGCGGTTGGATCTGGCTGGTCCTCTGCTAGCCAAGCTTTTCCGTGGTATCATTCGCAAGTTGACGAACGACATGATGGGTGGTCTGAGGCGGTGCATCGACGCTGGCAGAGACTTTGATCTCACAGCCTCGCTTAAGCCCAACACTCTTACAAACGGGTTGAAATACTCGTTGGCCACGGGCAACTGGGGAGATCAAAAGAAGGCTGCAAGCTCCACGGCTGGTGTCTCGCAAGTGTTGAACCGATACACTTTTGCTTCGACTTTGTCCCATTTGCGGAGAACCAACACCCCCATTGGAAGAGATGGCAAGCTTGCCAAACCTCGACAGCTTCACAACACTCATTGGGGTCTCGTGTGTCCTGCAGAGACTCCTGAGGGACAGGCTTGTGGTCTAGTGAAGAACCTGTCGTTGATGTGCATGGTCAGTGTAGGAACTCCAGCAGAGCCTATTTATGACTTCCTGGTCGCGCGAGGAATGGATGTGCTCGAGGAGTACGAGCCATCAAACTCTTCAAGTACATCAAAGATCTTCATCAATGGCACGTGGGTTGGTGTAGCCAACAAGATTGAAGAGTTGGTAGATTTGGTCTACGATCTTCGCAGGAAAAGTAGAGTCGATCCTGAAGTATCACTCATTCATGACGTCCGTGAAGGCGAGTTCAGAATTTTCTCGGACGCTGGCCGTGTCATGAGACCTCTGTTTGTTGTCAACCAAAAGGATGATCCACGGACAGGAGCCCAGGCGGGCAGTTTGGTGCTTACCAAGGAGCACGTCGCCAAGCTCCATGCAGACAAAGACAACAACCTCAGCCCCGGAGATGAGGGTCACTACGGCTGGCAAGGCTTGAAGAGTGACGGTGTTCTTGACTTGATGGATGCTGAGCAAGAAGAGACGGCCATGATCTGCATGTCACCAAGCGATCTAGATAAGTTCAGAGCGCTCAAGTTTGGCGGTGCAACTCTGGACGAGTTGGAGGCCTTTGACAAGAACGATATCAACCGAAGATTGAACACCAAGATCAACCCGACAACTCATATGTACACCCACTGCGAAATTCACCCCAGTATGCTTTTGGGTATTTGCGCTAGCATTATTCCTTTCCCTGACCACAACCAG TCACCCCGTAACTGTTACCAATCTGCCATGGGTAAACAAGCCATGGGTTTCTTCCTCACAAACTACAACCGCCGTATGGACACCATGGCAAACATTCTCTACTATCCCCAAAAGCCTCTTGGTACAACACGGTCCATGGAGTACCTCAAGTTCCGTGAGCTTCCTGCCGGTCAGAATGCAATCGTAGCAATTGCTTGCTACTCTGGATACAACCAGGAAGATTCCGTCATTATGAATCAAAGCACAATCGACCGCGGTCTGTTCCGTAGTTTGTTCTTCCGTTCATACACGGACTCGGAGAAGCGTGTCGGTATCAACATGGTTGAGAAGTTCGAAAAGCCGTTCCGTGCAGACACGTTGAGGCTCAAGCAGGGCACTTACGACAAGCTCGAGGATGACGGTATCGTTGCTCCTGGTACCCGTGTTTCCGGTGAAGACATCATCATCGGCAAGACGGCTCCTATCCCCGCGGACAATCAAGAACTTGGCCAGCGGACTGTGCAGCACACAAAGCGAGATGCGTCGACACCTCTCCGCAGTACCGAAAGCGGTATCGTTGATCAGGTTATCGTTACGACCAATCAAGATGGTCTTAAATACGTCAAGGTGCGCGTGCGAACCACCAAGATCCCGCAGATTGGCGACAAGTTCGCATCCAGGCACGGACAAAAAGGTACAATTGGTGTCACATACAGACACGAAGATATGCCATTCACCAGGGAAGGCATCACTCCCGACATTATCATCAACCCCCACGCCATTCCATCTCGTATGACAATTGCCCATTTGATCGAGTGCTTGTTGTCAAAGGTCGCAACTCTCAAGGGTATGGAGGGTGATGCCACGCCCTTCACAGAGGTGACTGTGGACTCGGTCAGCAACCTTCTACGTGAGCATGGATACCAATCCCGAGGCTTTGAGGTTCTCTATCACGGTCATACTGGTCGGAAGTTGAGAGCTCAAGTCTTCTTTGGTCCGACTTACTACCAGCGTCTGAGGCATATGGTGGACGACAAGATCCACGCACGAGCACGTGGTCCCGTCAACATCATGACAAGACAACCAGTGGAGGGTCGTGCCCGTGACGGTGGTCTGCGTTTCGGAGAAATGGAACGTGATTGCATGATTGCACACGGAGCAGCGTCTTTCTTGAAGGAGAGGCTGTTTGAGGTTTCGGATGCGTTCAGGGCGCATATCTGTGGTATTTGTGGGCTGATGACGCCTATTGC CGATCTCACGAGGAAAACTTTCGAATGTCGGCCATGTAGGAACAAGACCAAGATTGCGCAGGTGCACATACCGTATGCTGCCAAGCTTCTTTTCCAGGAGCTGGCGTCGATGAACATTGCCACAAGAATGTTTACAGAGAGGTCAGGAGTTTCAATTCGTTGA